The bacterium CG_4_10_14_0_2_um_filter_33_32 genomic interval AATGATTCTTTATGAATATCAATGTAAAAAATGCGAATGTATATTTCAACAATTTTCTAATTCAGAAGACCGTGATAAGGTAATTTGTCCTAGTTGTAATTCTAAGGATACTAAGAGACTTATGGCTACTGTTGCCACTAAAGGATCTGGTGGTTGTTGTCAGAGTGGGGGTGGTTGCTGTGGGTGTAATGGCTGTTAATTAATTTTCTAGATAGGTTGTTATAGAATGTAAAAATTCTCGGTAAATGCCGAGCATTTTTATAATTCAATCAATTTTTTCAACAGGATTAATTACAGATAGTGTTCTATCCAGTCCTGGTTTTAAGAATTCATCTATTCGTTCATATTCTTTTGTTTCAATAATGTAATAAACAGTGTGTTCACCACTTGAATAATATGTTTTTTTAAGTTTAAAATCAGGGATTTCTTCGGGGTTTTTGAAAAGCATTGCGATGCCGCCCTCTTCTTCTGAAGGCATAGACTCGGGTGCGTGTGTTTGCGTTATTAAAAAAATCATGATGGACCTCCTTATTCAATTTTACAAGAAGGATAATTTTTATCTACGGTATTTTTGCTAATGATTTTTATTAGAATATGTAAGATAGAAGAAAAGATCGGTTGACAGAATTCCGTTAAAGCTTTCTTGTTTTTTTTCTATATTACCGCCAAAACTCCTAGTAACCATTCCATCGGGTATTTTGATTATGGTTTTCAGTTTAGAACCTAAGCTACCTGGTTGTTTTTGGGTGATAAGAGAATATTTTGCAATGTTATTATCAGGATTAATTTTAAAAGGTAATTCATATGATATTTGCGCGGTTTTTTTCTCTTTTGGTGCGAGAGAAAATTCTGATCCAAAAACTGTTTTACCATCTTCATTATAAATATCAATTTTATTTTCAAATCCTTCTGCTTTTATTAGCCTGCTACCATTGGGCGTATATATTTTTATATAATTTTTATTGATTCCAACAAGCCACATTTCTCTTTTGGCCCAAGGGTCATAGTATTTATACAGATAATCGGAAGTATGCTCTCTTGTTATCGTTAAATTTTTAATTATTGATCCATCTTCTTTTATTATTATTTCTTGTTGAAGATCCTCGTTAACTTTTAAACTACTTTTGCCTCCACCAAAATTGTTATTAACAACCATAAGGAAGTCATCATTAGGCTTATTATCTATTTTTCCTGTCCAATTTAAAGCATCGGCAATTTTTTGAATTTCGTTATCCGTAGAATATATAAGCATATGTTTTTCATCTATCATTTCTAGCATTGAGAACAACAGCTGCTTTGTTTCTTGTGTATTTAATGAGGATATTTTTGTTACTAATTTATCTTTTATATTGCCAAGTATAGTTTTTGGATTTTTACTATCCTGTTTATCTTTTCCGGCTTCAACTTCTATTTGTAGAGTTTCCAGAAGGTTGCCGCTATTAATAGTGATTCCGTAATCGTCTAATTTAATCGGACCCGTTATTTTTAATATTTTTTCAAGTACAGTGGGGGTTACGGATATTATTCCATCTATTCTTTCCGGATATTTATTATTTTCAGCATATTTAGTTTCTGTTTTATAAAAACTTATTATGTTTTTAGCGGTTTTGGAAAAATCTGGATCTAAATTTGAATCCCTTAGAGCCCAATTACCGGTTGATGCGGGGTTCATAGGCAAAGGAGGCGCTACATAAATGGCTTTACCTGCTGCTACTGCTTTTGAGTATGGATTGTCTAATTTATAAATATCATCTACGTAAAAGTCTTTAATTTCAGCATCTTTCATTTTTAGAATACCAAAACTCCCAATAAATCCGCCCGTACCTCTCATTTCATTATTATTCTGAAATATTAACAAATAATTTTTTTCTTGGGCTAAGCCAGTGATCGTGGGCAGCTGTAAACTTAATTGGTTTCCCAGTGCGACATATTTCTTTATTTTCGGAAAAACGACTTTCATTTTTTCGACTTTCGGAGCAATATTATTATCCAGTATATTTGTATCTATTTTAGATAAAGATATATCTATTTTATCCAATTCCTGCATTATTTGCGGCAGCCGACTTTCTATTTTGTAAATTGTTTCCTTGGGGTCATTTTTTGAATTAGGATTTTGTCTGGCAAAATCTGTAACTTCAATTCCGATCTTAGAAATATTCTTCCCTATTATTATCATATTTTCTGCATT includes:
- a CDS encoding FmdB family transcriptional regulator; translation: MILYEYQCKKCECIFQQFSNSEDRDKVICPSCNSKDTKRLMATVATKGSGGCCQSGGGCCGCNGC